A single window of Pseudomonadota bacterium DNA harbors:
- a CDS encoding ABC transporter ATP-binding protein, which produces MIDTSSVSIQLHKVGLAFGDNQILRDIDLEIVPGEFFAFLGPSGSGKSTLLRLIAGFGPAPTGQVLIGGEDVTQLPPWKRNVGMVFQNYALWPHMTVAKNVAFGLEERRLSRGEIRKRVDAALEVVGLGEFATRRPAQLSGGQQQRVALARTIVIEPRVLLLDEPLSNLDANLRIQMRRDIRELQQRLGITTIFVTHDQEEANTIADRMAVLNDGVLQQVGTPVALYDHPDNRFVASFLGTANLLDGEVRREGARGVFYAAGDVRIPLDTEAKSPGQATAMFRPQNLRIVENHEPCQVGHVRLNGRIVHREFLGNIIRYLVEQEGKAILVDDGHEIGGRSFQIDDVIAMDLNVAQVRILAA; this is translated from the coding sequence ATGATTGATACCAGCAGCGTCAGTATTCAACTACACAAAGTGGGTCTGGCTTTTGGCGACAACCAGATCCTGCGCGACATCGATCTGGAGATTGTGCCTGGCGAATTTTTCGCCTTCCTTGGGCCTTCGGGTTCAGGTAAATCCACTCTTCTGCGTCTGATCGCAGGGTTCGGGCCGGCGCCGACAGGACAGGTCCTGATTGGCGGTGAGGATGTCACGCAGCTACCGCCCTGGAAGCGCAACGTGGGGATGGTGTTTCAGAATTACGCGCTCTGGCCGCACATGACGGTGGCCAAGAACGTCGCTTTCGGCCTGGAAGAGCGAAGACTGTCTCGCGGGGAGATCAGAAAACGTGTCGACGCTGCTTTGGAGGTGGTTGGGCTGGGTGAATTCGCGACACGCCGCCCGGCACAACTTTCCGGAGGACAGCAGCAGCGTGTTGCTCTGGCGCGGACCATCGTGATCGAACCGCGTGTCCTGTTGCTCGACGAGCCTCTTTCCAATCTAGATGCCAATCTGCGCATCCAGATGCGTCGCGACATACGCGAGTTGCAACAGCGATTGGGTATTACCACCATCTTCGTTACTCATGATCAGGAAGAGGCCAATACCATTGCCGATCGCATGGCGGTTCTCAACGATGGCGTGTTGCAGCAGGTCGGGACACCCGTGGCCCTCTACGATCATCCCGATAACCGTTTCGTTGCCAGTTTTCTCGGTACTGCCAACCTGCTGGACGGAGAAGTGCGCAGAGAGGGAGCACGGGGCGTGTTCTATGCAGCGGGCGATGTGAGGATTCCGCTGGACACCGAAGCCAAAAGCCCCGGCCAGGCAACAGCCATGTTCAGGCCCCAGAATCTGCGTATCGTTGAGAACCATGAGCCTTGCCAGGTCGGGCATGTGCGGCTCAATGGTCGTATCGTTCACCGCGAATTCCTGGGAAACATAATCCGTTATCTGGTCGAGCAGGAGGGTAAGGCTATCCTGGTCGATGACGGTCACGAAATCGGCGGTCGCAGCTTTCAGATCGACGATGTCATTGCCATGGATCTGAATGTCGCGCAGGTACGGATATTGGCTGCCTGA
- a CDS encoding iron ABC transporter permease, translating into MFFSHRTPWGPAGVGLALAIFLIAFLIVPVLKVILVAFQDPHTGAFTLVNFQDFFRTSLFVESFWNSLYVASMSVALATAIALPLAYFTTRFNFGGSLLIQTLGVIPLIMPPFVGAVAMQLLFGSNGSVNLLLDEYFGINVPFMEGLNGVILVESIHYFPFILTNLSASLANIDRSLEEAGQNLGSSGLRLFRRIVFPLALPGYVAGAALVFLKVFDDLGTPLLLNVNKMLAPQAYLRISSIGITDPMGYVISVILVLFSIFSLWVSFLAFRGRDYASVQKGGGGLLKRDLRPWEKAGAYALILVILAFVLAPHLGLLILSFGTVWSYAVLPDAYTIEHYLRVFETSSQYITNTLLYAGIAASIDVVIGTAIAYIVWRTGLPGRKWLDYAATAALAVPGVVLGIGYLRTFLGWEVPWSGQPLASWWIILVIALSIRRLPYALRACVAALQQVSVTLEEAAENLGATKSRVVWRIVVPLMSGGILAGFVTSFATAAVELSATLMLVSQQSDAPLAYGIYVFMQSAAGRGPGAALGIIAVVIVGVGTYLSHRIIERSRRMQTTTRVVAEIEPMVG; encoded by the coding sequence ATGTTTTTTTCGCATCGCACGCCATGGGGGCCGGCCGGAGTCGGGCTGGCCCTTGCCATATTTCTGATTGCGTTTTTGATCGTCCCTGTACTGAAGGTGATCCTGGTCGCTTTCCAGGATCCGCATACGGGTGCTTTCACGCTCGTCAACTTTCAGGATTTTTTCCGCACCTCGCTGTTCGTCGAGTCATTCTGGAATTCGCTCTACGTTGCCAGTATGTCCGTAGCTCTGGCAACGGCTATCGCGCTCCCGTTGGCGTATTTCACGACGCGCTTCAATTTCGGCGGGTCACTGCTGATTCAGACGCTAGGCGTGATACCGCTGATCATGCCGCCCTTCGTCGGAGCGGTTGCGATGCAGTTGCTGTTTGGCAGCAACGGCAGCGTCAACTTGTTGTTGGATGAATACTTCGGTATCAACGTACCGTTCATGGAGGGACTGAACGGTGTGATACTGGTGGAGAGCATCCACTACTTTCCGTTCATACTTACCAACCTGTCCGCGAGTCTGGCAAATATCGATCGCTCGCTGGAAGAGGCGGGGCAGAACCTCGGTTCCAGCGGGTTGCGTCTGTTTCGGCGCATCGTGTTTCCGTTGGCACTACCCGGCTATGTCGCCGGCGCCGCGCTGGTGTTTCTCAAGGTGTTCGACGATCTCGGTACGCCCTTGCTGCTCAACGTCAACAAGATGCTGGCGCCGCAGGCCTATCTGCGCATCTCGTCGATCGGCATCACCGATCCCATGGGGTATGTGATTTCTGTCATCCTGGTGCTGTTTTCGATATTTTCATTGTGGGTATCGTTCCTGGCTTTTCGCGGCCGCGACTACGCTTCCGTGCAGAAGGGCGGTGGCGGATTGTTGAAGCGCGATCTGCGCCCGTGGGAAAAGGCCGGGGCCTATGCGCTGATTTTGGTGATTCTGGCTTTCGTGTTGGCGCCCCATCTTGGGTTGCTGATCTTGTCCTTCGGTACGGTATGGTCGTATGCGGTGCTGCCCGATGCCTACACGATCGAGCACTATCTGCGCGTCTTCGAAACCTCGTCCCAATACATCACCAATACCTTGTTGTACGCCGGTATCGCAGCGAGTATCGACGTCGTCATCGGTACCGCGATTGCCTACATCGTATGGCGCACCGGATTGCCGGGTCGAAAATGGCTCGACTACGCTGCGACCGCGGCCCTGGCCGTTCCCGGCGTGGTGTTGGGTATCGGCTATTTGCGTACGTTTCTTGGCTGGGAGGTTCCCTGGAGCGGTCAGCCGCTGGCGTCGTGGTGGATCATTCTGGTGATTGCGCTTTCGATCCGGCGTTTGCCCTATGCCCTGCGCGCTTGCGTAGCCGCTCTGCAACAGGTCAGCGTCACGCTGGAGGAGGCGGCGGAAAATCTGGGTGCCACCAAATCACGCGTTGTGTGGCGGATCGTCGTACCGCTGATGTCGGGCGGTATTCTTGCCGGATTTGTCACCAGCTTTGCCACGGCGGCGGTCGAGTTGTCGGCAACACTGATGCTGGTATCACAGCAGTCGGATGCACCGCTTGCCTATGGTATTTATGTCTTCATGCAATCGGCGGCGGGGCGCGGGCCTGGGGCGGCGCTGGGCATCATCGCGGTGGTGATTGTTGGAGTCGGCACTTATCTGTCCCATCGCATCATCGAGCGTAGCCGGAGAATGCAAACCACTACGCGCGTGGTCGCCGAAATCGAACCCATGGTGGGATGA
- a CDS encoding extracellular solute-binding protein — MHPHRFAHRTLRTLLACLLLVPLSGTAALEDKLVIVTSFPEDLTGPFQAAFESKYPQVKVEVLNKKTSAGVKYIQETAANNTSDLFWVSAPDAFGVLKGRGLLQKYQPKSEGIPDMIGSFPINDPDGHFFGFAASGYGIMYNTRYLKAKKLPVPKEWDDLKKPIYFGHVGMSAPSRSGTTHLTVEALLQGEGWDKGWASMKEMGGNFSTVTERSFGVPDGVNSGEFGIGIVIDFFGFSSRASGFPVDFVYPTITALVPANVGIIKNAPHPNAAAAFIDYLLSDEGQEILFDKKIQRLPVKPAIYAKAPEGLPNPFKDKSIGAAVKFDSDLSEGRYNLVNSLFDQLITFRMDELRAATGAIHEATAALAKKPNKEGQKLLDQARQHLGAIPVSESEASNPNFVAIFQKKRKKSTDTVPERQAEVEQRWDAFARENYTKAEQLAKQAASMAR, encoded by the coding sequence ATGCACCCCCACCGATTCGCGCATCGAACACTACGTACCCTGCTGGCCTGCCTGCTGCTCGTTCCGCTCTCCGGGACGGCTGCATTGGAAGACAAACTGGTTATCGTCACCTCGTTTCCGGAGGATCTGACCGGCCCCTTCCAGGCGGCATTCGAAAGCAAATACCCGCAGGTCAAGGTGGAAGTGCTGAACAAAAAGACCTCCGCCGGCGTCAAGTACATCCAGGAGACGGCGGCAAACAATACCTCGGATCTGTTCTGGGTATCCGCCCCCGATGCCTTTGGCGTGCTCAAGGGTAGAGGTCTGCTGCAGAAGTATCAGCCGAAGTCCGAAGGCATTCCGGATATGATCGGCTCTTTTCCCATCAACGATCCCGATGGCCATTTCTTCGGCTTTGCGGCATCCGGTTACGGGATCATGTACAACACGCGTTATCTGAAGGCCAAAAAGTTACCTGTCCCCAAAGAGTGGGATGATCTCAAGAAGCCCATCTACTTCGGTCACGTGGGCATGTCGGCGCCTTCACGTTCCGGCACCACCCATCTTACTGTCGAGGCCCTGCTGCAGGGTGAAGGCTGGGATAAGGGTTGGGCCTCGATGAAGGAGATGGGCGGAAACTTCAGTACGGTTACCGAGCGCAGCTTCGGCGTGCCGGACGGTGTCAACAGCGGTGAGTTCGGCATCGGTATCGTGATCGACTTCTTCGGTTTCTCATCCAGGGCCTCGGGATTCCCGGTCGATTTTGTCTATCCGACGATAACCGCACTGGTCCCGGCCAACGTCGGAATCATCAAGAACGCACCCCATCCCAATGCCGCAGCGGCGTTTATCGACTATCTGCTCTCCGACGAGGGCCAGGAGATTTTGTTCGACAAGAAGATCCAGCGTCTGCCGGTCAAGCCGGCGATTTATGCCAAGGCACCGGAGGGTCTGCCGAATCCTTTCAAGGACAAATCGATCGGGGCCGCGGTCAAGTTCGATTCCGACCTTTCGGAGGGCCGCTACAATCTGGTCAACTCGCTGTTCGATCAGCTTATCACCTTCCGTATGGACGAATTACGCGCGGCGACCGGGGCGATTCACGAAGCGACTGCAGCGCTGGCGAAGAAGCCCAACAAAGAGGGGCAGAAGCTGCTTGATCAGGCGCGGCAACATCTAGGCGCGATTCCGGTCAGCGAAAGCGAAGCCAGCAATCCGAATTTCGTCGCGATTTTCCAAAAGAAACGCAAGAAATCAACCGACACGGTTCCCGAGCGTCAAGCGGAAGTCGAGCAGCGTTGGGACGCGTTTGCGCGTGAGAACTATACCAAGGCGGAGCAGCTGGCCAAACAAGCAGCGAGCATGGCACGCTGA